One Prolixibacteraceae bacterium DNA segment encodes these proteins:
- the ung gene encoding uracil-DNA glycosylase, whose protein sequence is MEVKMNNSWKRVLQTEFDKAYFGELAEFVKQAYKEHTVYPPEKNLFEAFELTPLEQVKVVILGQDPYHGPNQAHGLCFSVNEGITLPPSLRNIFKERESDVGVPYTTNGNLIHWAKQGVFMLNATLTVEASKAGSHQKKGWEVFTDSVIQTISQEKEHVVFILWGAYAQKKASLIDSQKHLILKAVHPSPLSAHRGFFGTKPFSQTNTFLESHQQTPIAW, encoded by the coding sequence ATGGAAGTAAAAATGAATAACTCTTGGAAAAGAGTATTGCAGACAGAGTTTGACAAAGCCTATTTTGGAGAGCTTGCGGAGTTTGTAAAACAGGCTTATAAAGAACATACGGTATATCCTCCTGAAAAAAACCTCTTCGAGGCATTCGAGCTTACCCCATTAGAACAAGTGAAGGTGGTCATCCTTGGACAAGACCCATACCATGGTCCAAATCAAGCCCATGGACTATGCTTTTCGGTAAACGAAGGAATCACACTTCCTCCATCTCTCCGCAATATCTTTAAAGAGAGAGAGTCGGATGTAGGAGTTCCTTATACCACCAATGGCAACCTTATCCATTGGGCAAAACAGGGAGTCTTTATGCTCAATGCCACCTTAACAGTAGAGGCCTCGAAAGCAGGGTCACACCAAAAGAAGGGATGGGAAGTATTTACCGATAGTGTGATACAGACGATCTCTCAAGAGAAAGAGCATGTGGTTTTTATCTTATGGGGAGCCTATGCACAGAAGAAGGCAAGTCTTATTGATTCGCAAAAGCATCTAATTCTAAAAGCGGTGCATCCTAGCCCCCTTTCAGCACATAGAGGTTTTTTCGGAACCAAACCATTTTCTCAAACAAACACGTTCCTCGAAAGTCATCAACAGACACCTATCGCGTGGTAA
- a CDS encoding family 20 glycosylhydrolase, giving the protein MKHLLRCVLLILLFSGCQTESTNKKLYSIIPSPFSVTNGEGYFTLGDNITYKSNSAFILLQEKELSRFIHGYCNVKISKAPSFKDADIKITYDRKLGFAKDAYSLKISDDGINIKAGDTGGIIYAITTLRQLVKVDKKGNYCFPCVYIRDKPTYSNRMFRLDVSKRYMPTLELKKIMDYMAFSKMNKLILVLGKGENLRLNLPSFPNLNSHPKESYSHNDISNLIHYAKRRNITIIPEVDLFFDNEMVKSHYPQYCDYSSYDDAIDKTDYHVKCYLNITDQMVHKFVTKVYDEVTTLFSAKNICIGNVRELEINSEVGESSLIDPKRDELIDKYNENLSLLLKKIDADFYAKGIELIFMNDGWKYSDRKNALSIVTQSTAASYLNLKKGMRVVEAPITLYNLDKPQNLSEMKNGIHESELVTLNDVYEFNPHVEGNFIDKNDVVGSCALMDASKSSSFDEMTTKIFPRLLAISDRGWMGTNHTNWNRFREDIFEYEKLLSYYHVEYGQLSRVVYSYNDFNEAGQLVLHMFNEDGSPIHFTLDGRTPTTMSPMYEEPIVIDNDYDLKACSFDKNDNPGVMLDKHFLKHLGIHRYITVKYPFSKLDGSGGGMNISDGYTRLFQRMDLSDVDVSMDLGGLHPLSKLSSNWLVDLSKGAFMPSSVTYMISTDGKSFKTIFKEVYEQEIHNRTRHVVNVSCFPKGTKARYIRLIAKNLRIVPMWHEKRGDYASIYVDELIVE; this is encoded by the coding sequence ATGAAGCATCTGTTGCGTTGTGTTCTTTTAATTCTACTGTTTTCAGGTTGTCAAACAGAGAGTACGAATAAGAAGTTGTATTCGATAATTCCATCACCTTTCTCTGTCACCAATGGAGAAGGGTATTTTACGTTGGGAGATAATATTACCTATAAGAGTAACAGTGCTTTTATCCTGTTGCAAGAGAAAGAGCTCTCACGATTTATCCATGGCTATTGTAATGTGAAAATATCAAAAGCACCTTCGTTTAAGGATGCTGATATTAAGATCACTTACGATAGAAAACTTGGTTTTGCCAAAGACGCTTACTCTCTGAAGATATCCGACGATGGAATTAATATCAAGGCAGGTGATACTGGGGGTATTATCTATGCGATTACAACCTTAAGACAATTGGTTAAGGTGGATAAGAAAGGGAACTACTGTTTTCCATGTGTCTACATCCGGGACAAACCTACTTATTCCAACAGAATGTTTCGTTTAGATGTTAGCAAGCGCTATATGCCAACTTTAGAGTTGAAGAAAATCATGGATTATATGGCATTTTCTAAGATGAACAAGCTTATCCTTGTTTTGGGTAAAGGAGAAAATCTTCGATTAAATTTGCCTTCGTTTCCAAACTTAAACAGTCATCCTAAAGAGTCGTACAGCCATAATGATATCTCGAATTTAATTCATTATGCCAAACGTCGTAACATTACAATCATTCCAGAAGTAGATCTGTTTTTTGATAATGAAATGGTAAAATCACATTATCCTCAATATTGTGATTACTCTTCTTATGATGATGCGATCGATAAAACAGATTATCATGTGAAGTGCTATTTAAATATAACGGATCAGATGGTGCATAAATTCGTAACAAAAGTTTACGATGAAGTGACTACTCTATTTTCTGCAAAAAATATCTGTATAGGAAATGTTCGCGAATTAGAGATCAACTCTGAGGTAGGTGAGTCTTCATTAATTGATCCAAAGAGGGACGAACTAATCGATAAATATAATGAGAATCTATCCCTATTATTAAAAAAGATAGATGCCGACTTCTATGCCAAAGGGATAGAGTTGATCTTTATGAATGATGGTTGGAAATATTCTGATCGCAAGAATGCTCTCTCTATTGTGACCCAATCTACAGCGGCTTCTTATCTGAACCTAAAGAAGGGAATGCGTGTTGTGGAAGCTCCGATTACTCTTTATAACTTAGACAAGCCACAAAACCTTTCGGAAATGAAGAATGGTATTCATGAATCCGAATTAGTAACATTAAATGATGTGTATGAGTTTAATCCACATGTCGAAGGAAACTTTATTGATAAAAATGATGTAGTCGGTTCATGTGCTTTAATGGATGCTTCAAAATCATCCTCTTTCGATGAGATGACAACAAAGATATTTCCACGTCTTTTGGCTATTTCGGATAGAGGTTGGATGGGAACAAACCATACCAATTGGAATCGATTTAGAGAGGATATCTTTGAGTATGAGAAGTTGCTCTCTTATTATCATGTAGAATATGGTCAACTTTCTAGGGTTGTTTACTCTTATAATGATTTTAATGAAGCGGGACAGCTTGTTCTACATATGTTCAATGAGGATGGATCTCCAATACATTTTACATTAGATGGAAGAACTCCAACGACCATGTCGCCTATGTATGAGGAACCTATTGTTATTGATAATGATTATGACCTGAAAGCTTGTTCTTTTGACAAGAATGATAATCCGGGGGTAATGCTAGACAAACACTTTCTAAAACATCTTGGTATTCACCGCTATATTACAGTGAAGTATCCATTCTCTAAGCTTGATGGAAGTGGTGGTGGAATGAATATCAGTGATGGGTATACTCGCCTTTTCCAGCGTATGGATCTTAGCGACGTGGATGTGTCCATGGATCTTGGAGGTTTGCATCCTCTCTCTAAACTCTCTTCTAACTGGTTGGTGGATCTGTCTAAAGGTGCTTTTATGCCGTCTTCTGTGACCTATATGATCTCTACGGATGGAAAGTCGTTCAAGACGATCTTCAAGGAGGTATATGAACAGGAAATCCATAATAGAACGCGACATGTGGTGAACGTTTCATGTTTCCCTAAAGGAACCAAAGCACGTTATATTAGATTGATTGCAAAGAATCTTCGTATTGTTCCTATGTGGCACGAGAAAAGAGGAGATTATGCTTCAATATATGTTGATGAATTGATTGTAGAGTAA
- a CDS encoding DEAD/DEAH box helicase, producing MSFETLGLREELVLGVKELGFEKPTPIQSEAIPLLLEEQSDFVGLAQTGTGKTAAFGLPLLNSIDSTISDTQGVIVCPTRELCLQIEKDLNNFSKKMSWIRVVSVYGGANIALQIRELRKGAHIIVATPGRFVDLINRGKAQLSQVRVAVLDEADEMLNMGFKSELDAILSATPAHRSTWLFSATMPSEVKRISRDYMSNPKELSVGAVNETSNNISHEYYPVKERDRYEALKRVIDFQPNIYGVVFCRTRMETQEIADKLMRDGYSADSLHGDLSQAQRDSVMKSFRKKRIQMLVATDVAARGIDVSDLTHVIHYKLPDDPEVYTHRSGRTGRAGKKGTSVAFITSKELRRLQDIQRMVKAKFVEKEIPSIEDICQSKLYSLVDNLKDVTVHDEEIDQYIEKVSEKLDELSREELIKKIVSKEFNQFLDYYRDARDISCTFKQLSKRSREDRGARTSSTSTSKSGMSRFFINAGHLDGLNKGALVRIICESSSMRGHMIGAIDIKSAYSFFEVENSSEDQIINSSSSFEFEGKGLRVEKAEGGGERRRGGSDRRGGERRGGSSDRRGGERRGGSDRKGGERRSGRRGFSGGDDNIHDNGGGSRRFGNKRRSFKRSN from the coding sequence ATGAGTTTTGAAACATTAGGATTACGCGAAGAGTTGGTTTTAGGAGTAAAAGAGTTAGGTTTTGAGAAACCTACACCAATTCAGTCTGAAGCGATCCCTTTATTGCTAGAGGAGCAGTCTGATTTTGTCGGATTGGCTCAAACGGGAACTGGGAAAACCGCAGCATTTGGTCTGCCATTATTGAATAGTATTGATTCTACTATTAGTGACACACAGGGTGTCATTGTCTGTCCTACACGTGAATTGTGTCTTCAAATCGAGAAAGATTTGAATAATTTCTCCAAGAAAATGTCTTGGATCCGTGTCGTGTCTGTATATGGTGGGGCTAATATTGCATTGCAAATTAGAGAACTAAGGAAAGGTGCACATATTATTGTTGCTACTCCTGGACGTTTTGTTGACCTAATCAACCGTGGTAAAGCACAGTTGAGTCAAGTGAGGGTTGCAGTGTTAGATGAGGCTGATGAGATGTTGAATATGGGATTTAAGTCAGAATTAGATGCCATATTGAGTGCCACACCAGCTCATCGATCGACTTGGTTGTTTTCTGCAACCATGCCATCTGAAGTAAAAAGGATTTCAAGAGACTACATGTCCAACCCAAAAGAACTTTCGGTTGGTGCAGTTAATGAAACTTCAAATAATATTTCACACGAATATTATCCTGTTAAAGAAAGAGATCGTTATGAAGCATTAAAACGTGTTATCGATTTTCAGCCAAATATCTATGGTGTTGTTTTCTGTCGTACTAGAATGGAAACACAAGAGATTGCTGATAAATTGATGAGAGACGGATATAGTGCTGATTCTCTTCATGGTGATTTGTCTCAAGCACAAAGAGACTCTGTGATGAAATCATTTAGAAAGAAACGCATTCAAATGTTGGTGGCAACAGATGTTGCTGCTCGTGGTATTGACGTTTCTGATCTTACACATGTTATTCACTATAAGTTACCTGATGATCCAGAGGTGTATACTCACCGTAGTGGTCGTACTGGTCGTGCTGGTAAAAAGGGAACTTCTGTTGCCTTTATTACAAGCAAAGAACTACGTCGTCTGCAGGATATTCAGAGAATGGTGAAAGCAAAATTTGTGGAGAAAGAGATTCCTTCTATCGAGGATATCTGTCAATCTAAGTTGTATTCACTTGTTGATAACTTGAAAGATGTTACTGTTCATGATGAAGAGATTGATCAGTATATCGAAAAAGTATCTGAAAAGCTTGATGAGTTGTCAAGAGAAGAATTGATCAAAAAGATTGTATCTAAAGAGTTTAATCAATTCTTAGATTATTATCGTGATGCTCGTGATATCTCTTGTACTTTCAAACAGCTTTCTAAGAGATCTAGAGAAGATCGTGGTGCACGCACTAGCTCTACTTCTACTTCTAAAAGTGGTATGTCTCGTTTCTTTATCAATGCGGGGCATCTTGATGGGTTGAATAAAGGTGCTTTGGTTCGTATCATCTGTGAATCTTCTAGTATGAGAGGTCATATGATTGGTGCGATTGATATCAAATCGGCTTATTCATTCTTCGAAGTAGAGAATAGCTCTGAAGATCAAATTATAAATTCTTCTTCTAGCTTCGAATTCGAAGGAAAAGGACTTAGAGTGGAGAAAGCCGAAGGTGGTGGAGAGCGTCGTCGTGGCGGTTCTGATCGCAGAGGTGGAGAACGTCGTGGTGGCTCTTCTGACCGTAGAGGTGGAGAACGTCGTGGTGGTTCTGACCGTAAAGGTGGAGAACGTCGTAGTGGTAGACGTGGATTCAGCGGTGGTGATGATAACATCCATGATAATGGAGGTGGTAGCCGTCGTTTTGGAAACAAAAGACGTAGTTTTAAAAGAAGCAACTAA
- a CDS encoding CYTH domain-containing protein, which translates to MVIATFENIELDNIYNRSITMGKEIERKYIVSEDIDLDKYTFSIIEQGYLSTDPDKTVRIRVKDDHAFITIKGRNKGIEREEFEYKIPVLEAKQMLEMTPHKISKRRYYIQHHGHLWELDIFEGENSGLRMAEIELNSSNETFSTPPWAIEEVSEDPRYFNSQLCLHPFSKWE; encoded by the coding sequence ATGGTTATAGCTACCTTTGAAAACATAGAGTTAGATAATATATATAATCGAAGCATTACGATGGGGAAAGAGATAGAAAGAAAATATATTGTATCAGAAGATATCGATCTTGACAAATACACATTCTCTATCATAGAACAGGGATACCTGTCTACTGATCCAGATAAAACAGTTCGTATAAGAGTTAAAGATGATCATGCTTTTATTACGATTAAGGGACGAAACAAAGGTATTGAAAGAGAGGAATTCGAATATAAAATTCCGGTACTCGAAGCAAAACAGATGTTGGAGATGACCCCACATAAAATATCTAAAAGACGTTATTATATACAACACCATGGGCACCTATGGGAACTAGATATTTTTGAAGGAGAAAATAGTGGATTAAGAATGGCTGAGATCGAACTCAATAGCTCTAATGAAACATTCTCTACTCCACCATGGGCAATCGAAGAGGTTTCTGAAGATCCTAGATATTTTAACTCTCAACTATGTCTACATCCTTTTTCGAAATGGGAATAA
- a CDS encoding alkaline phosphatase family protein, protein MKFFTRIALSLFAIFTYTASLAQDTNTKVVVNIFVENMRNDYITRFWSHLREDGFKRFYNDGYVCSNVEMSQSVMERSSSIATLATGTWPQSHGIVSDQWYDWLNSSKVQAVEDPYFFTVGSDSDEGKASSKNLLVSTLSDQINKISLQKNRTYTVSLNRNTAVLASGHKSEGAYWLDNQSGNFISSSFFLETFPEWAFLFNKKRLIDDYASRKWEPLLPSTEYSESIEDDYILEKGYAQRYNSFPHNIENLVEKSGSFKILKSTPFGNQLVTDFTKQLLVSEAFGKNKTLDQLNVIFSTMDKQAIHFGPTSMEMEDTFLRLDANIASLLKFMDQKYGKGNYLVSLANFNPTQYGIEYLKEELKMPVSYFDPSSATALLKSFLNIRFEKGNWILMSDNQQIFFDRELIRKRKLDISTFQKETALFLKDFEAVAQAWSASTLLQTDFTSKVNAPFSHGFNAKRSGDVVYKLKSDWAVKDRYSSPSYYGEKQGMFLFLGNGVQRALDPKQYNTIDLVPTISYLLSIPSPSSCSGKAIIPVKRD, encoded by the coding sequence ATGAAATTTTTTACACGAATCGCTTTATCACTTTTCGCAATCTTCACCTACACCGCCTCTTTAGCACAGGATACCAATACAAAAGTGGTGGTGAATATCTTTGTTGAGAATATGCGAAACGACTATATCACTCGCTTTTGGTCACACCTAAGAGAGGATGGTTTCAAAAGATTCTATAATGATGGATATGTCTGTAGCAATGTAGAGATGAGTCAATCTGTCATGGAAAGATCTAGCTCTATAGCCACTCTCGCAACAGGAACTTGGCCTCAGTCGCACGGAATTGTCAGTGATCAATGGTATGATTGGCTGAACAGCAGCAAGGTACAAGCAGTAGAGGATCCATACTTCTTTACAGTGGGTAGTGACTCTGATGAGGGAAAAGCCTCCTCTAAAAACCTTTTGGTTTCGACCCTTTCAGACCAGATAAATAAGATCTCTCTTCAGAAAAACCGAACTTATACTGTCTCATTGAATCGAAATACAGCAGTTTTGGCTTCAGGACATAAATCCGAAGGTGCTTATTGGTTAGATAATCAAAGTGGTAACTTCATCTCTTCGTCCTTCTTTTTGGAGACTTTTCCAGAGTGGGCTTTTCTTTTTAATAAAAAAAGATTGATCGATGATTATGCTTCTCGCAAATGGGAGCCACTACTGCCCTCTACAGAGTATTCAGAGAGTATTGAGGATGACTATATCTTAGAAAAAGGGTATGCACAAAGATACAACTCTTTCCCCCACAACATCGAGAATTTAGTAGAGAAGAGCGGGAGCTTCAAGATCCTGAAATCGACTCCCTTTGGGAATCAACTTGTAACAGATTTCACAAAACAACTTCTTGTTTCTGAAGCTTTTGGAAAAAATAAGACATTAGATCAGTTAAATGTTATATTCTCAACGATGGACAAACAGGCAATTCACTTTGGGCCAACGTCTATGGAGATGGAGGACACTTTTCTAAGATTAGATGCAAACATCGCCTCTCTACTCAAGTTCATGGATCAAAAATATGGCAAAGGGAATTACCTCGTTTCGTTGGCAAACTTTAACCCAACGCAATATGGAATTGAATATCTTAAAGAAGAGCTAAAAATGCCAGTCTCTTATTTTGATCCAAGTTCCGCTACAGCCCTACTTAAATCATTTTTGAATATACGTTTCGAAAAAGGCAATTGGATATTAATGTCAGATAACCAACAGATATTTTTTGATCGCGAACTGATCAGAAAACGTAAACTTGATATCTCTACTTTTCAAAAAGAGACCGCACTATTTTTAAAGGATTTTGAAGCGGTAGCACAAGCATGGAGTGCCTCAACCCTGTTACAAACAGACTTCACATCAAAAGTAAATGCTCCTTTTAGCCATGGTTTCAATGCCAAAAGGTCGGGAGATGTGGTTTACAAGCTGAAGTCAGACTGGGCAGTAAAAGATAGATATAGTTCGCCATCTTATTACGGAGAGAAACAAGGGATGTTTCTATTTCTTGGAAATGGGGTTCAAAGAGCACTCGATCCGAAACAATACAATACCATTGATCTAGTTCCAACCATTAGCTATCTGCTATCCATTCCATCACCAAGTAGTTGTAGTGGGAAAGCCATTATCCCTGTAAAAAGAGACTAA
- the elbB gene encoding isoprenoid biosynthesis glyoxalase ElbB, which yields MKKVAVILSGCGVFDGSEIHEATSTLIALSMRGIEAQCFAPDIPQYHVINHLTGEEMQEDRNVLVESARIARGDIKEIGEFSAETFDAVIFPGGFGVAKNLSTLAFDGAACEVNEDIRKVILWMVQLEKPIGALCISPAMIAKVLPQADVTIGNDPDTVKMIEEMEGVHHRTDNCEVIIDAKYRLVTSPCYMLNASIAEVFQGALNMVDEIIQLWNE from the coding sequence ATGAAAAAAGTGGCAGTAATCTTATCTGGTTGTGGTGTTTTTGATGGATCGGAAATCCATGAAGCAACCTCTACATTAATTGCTCTTTCGATGAGAGGAATCGAAGCACAATGTTTTGCTCCTGATATTCCACAGTATCATGTGATAAATCACTTGACTGGAGAGGAGATGCAAGAGGACAGAAATGTACTGGTTGAGTCTGCTCGTATTGCAAGAGGAGATATCAAAGAGATAGGAGAGTTTAGTGCTGAAACTTTTGATGCAGTTATTTTTCCTGGTGGTTTTGGTGTTGCGAAAAACCTATCTACGCTTGCTTTTGATGGTGCTGCATGTGAGGTCAATGAAGATATTCGTAAGGTAATCTTATGGATGGTTCAGTTAGAGAAACCTATTGGGGCACTATGTATCTCGCCTGCGATGATTGCCAAAGTACTTCCTCAAGCGGATGTAACTATCGGGAATGATCCTGATACAGTTAAGATGATCGAAGAGATGGAAGGTGTTCATCATAGGACAGATAATTGTGAGGTAATTATCGATGCAAAGTATCGCCTTGTTACTTCTCCTTGTTACATGTTGAATGCTTCGATTGCAGAAGTGTTCCAAGGAGCTTTGAATATGGTGGATGAGATTATCCAACTTTGGAACGAATAG
- the gnd gene encoding decarboxylating NADP(+)-dependent phosphogluconate dehydrogenase, which yields MKKADIGLIGLAVMGENLVLNMESKGYTVAVFNRTVSKVEHFVQGRGKGKNFIGADSLESFVASLERPRKVMMLVKAGAAVDALIDQLMPLLEPGDIIIDGGNSHYPDTIRRTKKVTSHDLLYVGSGVSGGEEGALLGPSLMPGGSPEAWPLIKDIFQAISAKVEDGTPCCDWVGADGAGHFVKMVHNGIEYGDMQIISEAYDLMKRVLQLSHDEMSRIFTEWNRGDLDSYLIEITSEILAYRDENNEPLVENILDAAGQKGTGKWTAVSALDAGIPLTLIGESVFARCLSSQKSLRVNANAVYNTPEISFKGDVKQFIDDLEAALLGAKIVSYAQGYDLMREAAKENNWELNYGGIALMWRGGCIIRSAFLGKIKEAYDNNPTLEHLMLDDFFREKLERASKGWRNVVATAVANGIAIPALSSALSYFDGFRTADSPANMLQAQRDYFGAHTYERKDKPRGVFHHTNWTGRGGDTASSTYNV from the coding sequence ATGAAAAAAGCAGATATAGGATTAATAGGATTGGCTGTGATGGGAGAGAACCTCGTTCTCAATATGGAGAGTAAAGGTTATACTGTGGCTGTTTTTAACCGTACAGTCTCTAAGGTGGAGCATTTTGTTCAAGGTAGAGGAAAAGGAAAGAACTTTATTGGTGCCGACTCATTAGAATCTTTCGTTGCCTCCTTAGAAAGACCACGTAAAGTGATGATGCTTGTTAAGGCAGGTGCAGCTGTGGATGCTTTGATTGATCAATTGATGCCACTTCTCGAGCCAGGAGATATTATTATTGATGGTGGAAATTCTCACTACCCAGATACTATTAGAAGAACTAAAAAGGTTACATCTCATGATCTTTTATATGTCGGTAGTGGTGTATCAGGTGGCGAAGAGGGAGCACTTCTTGGGCCTTCATTAATGCCAGGTGGTTCACCAGAAGCATGGCCACTTATTAAGGATATTTTCCAAGCTATTTCTGCAAAAGTTGAGGATGGAACTCCTTGTTGTGACTGGGTTGGTGCAGATGGTGCTGGCCATTTTGTTAAGATGGTACACAATGGTATTGAGTATGGTGATATGCAAATTATTAGTGAAGCCTACGACTTGATGAAGAGAGTGTTGCAACTATCCCATGATGAGATGAGTCGTATCTTTACGGAGTGGAATAGAGGAGATTTGGATAGTTACCTTATCGAGATCACTTCAGAGATCTTGGCTTATCGAGATGAGAATAACGAACCATTGGTAGAGAATATTTTAGATGCTGCTGGACAGAAAGGTACTGGAAAATGGACTGCTGTTTCTGCTTTAGATGCAGGGATTCCATTGACTCTTATAGGAGAGTCTGTATTTGCTAGATGTCTATCTTCACAGAAATCACTTAGAGTGAATGCAAATGCTGTTTATAACACCCCTGAAATCTCATTTAAGGGCGATGTAAAACAGTTTATTGATGATCTAGAAGCTGCACTGCTAGGAGCTAAGATTGTCTCTTATGCACAGGGATACGACCTGATGAGAGAAGCTGCAAAAGAGAATAATTGGGAGCTCAACTATGGTGGTATTGCTTTAATGTGGAGAGGTGGTTGTATTATTAGATCGGCATTCTTAGGAAAGATTAAGGAGGCTTATGACAACAATCCAACATTAGAACATTTGATGCTTGATGATTTCTTTAGAGAGAAATTGGAGAGAGCTTCTAAAGGATGGAGAAATGTCGTTGCTACGGCAGTAGCAAATGGGATTGCTATACCTGCTCTTTCTTCGGCTTTATCCTATTTTGATGGATTTAGAACAGCGGATTCTCCTGCCAATATGTTACAAGCACAACGTGACTATTTTGGAGCGCATACTTATGAGCGTAAAGACAAGCCAAGAGGTGTATTCCATCATACGAACTGGACTGGTAGAGGAGGGGATACTGCTTCTTCAACATATAACGTATAA
- a CDS encoding 4-phosphoerythronate dehydrogenase, protein MKIIIDDKIPFIQGVFEPYAKVIYVGGSDFTPQLVRDADALIIRTRTKCNRSLLEGSKVKFIATATIGFDHIDRDYCASKGIIWKNAPGCNSWSVAQYMAAVFALLFINKGVDVQGKTLGIVGVGNVGSKVAKYASALGMRVLLCDPPLEQSGSYMDFVSLKEIKEQCDIITFHVPLSMEGEHKTFHMVDEQFLNECSRTPILCNTCRGEVFSTESVLLALKEKMIEEVVIDCWEDEPAINQELLNLAFIATPHIAGYSRDGKAMGTTMSVHSMAAYFKLPLLDWSPEGIEPPVCPIIDIDVHGGRSALWNTIYHTYPIEKEVDLLKHHVATFEQQRGDYPLRREFPAYTVKTKDYPFQEVLAKLNFNLL, encoded by the coding sequence ATGAAGATTATAATTGATGACAAGATACCCTTTATTCAAGGTGTTTTTGAACCATATGCAAAAGTAATTTATGTTGGAGGTAGCGATTTTACTCCTCAATTAGTTAGAGATGCGGACGCATTAATTATAAGAACGCGAACCAAATGTAATAGATCTTTACTTGAAGGATCTAAGGTCAAATTTATTGCCACTGCAACAATTGGATTCGACCATATTGATCGTGACTATTGTGCTTCGAAAGGGATTATATGGAAAAATGCACCAGGATGTAATTCTTGGTCTGTCGCACAGTATATGGCTGCCGTTTTTGCATTACTTTTTATAAATAAAGGGGTGGATGTACAAGGAAAAACCCTCGGTATTGTAGGAGTAGGTAATGTGGGGAGTAAAGTGGCGAAATATGCTTCGGCTTTAGGAATGCGTGTACTACTTTGCGATCCGCCATTAGAACAGTCTGGATCTTATATGGATTTTGTGAGCTTAAAAGAGATCAAAGAACAGTGTGATATCATTACGTTTCATGTACCTCTATCGATGGAAGGAGAGCATAAGACATTTCATATGGTTGATGAACAGTTTCTAAATGAATGTTCTCGTACACCGATACTTTGTAATACTTGTAGAGGAGAGGTATTCAGCACCGAATCTGTTTTACTTGCGCTCAAAGAGAAGATGATCGAAGAGGTTGTTATTGATTGTTGGGAAGATGAGCCTGCGATTAATCAAGAGTTACTTAATCTTGCTTTTATAGCAACACCTCATATTGCAGGATATTCTAGAGATGGAAAAGCGATGGGAACCACGATGAGTGTTCACTCTATGGCTGCATATTTTAAACTTCCTCTTCTCGACTGGTCTCCTGAGGGTATCGAACCACCAGTGTGTCCTATTATTGATATCGATGTCCACGGAGGACGTAGTGCATTATGGAACACTATTTATCATACTTATCCGATAGAAAAGGAGGTGGATCTATTAAAACATCATGTGGCAACCTTCGAACAGCAGAGAGGAGATTATCCTCTTCGCCGTGAGTTTCCTGCGTATACTGTAAAAACTAAAGACTATCCATTTCAAGAAGTGCTTGCAAAATTGAACTTTAATTTACTTTAG